A stretch of DNA from Saccharospirillaceae bacterium:
AGAAAGAGTTAAGGCCTGTTAAACGAATTGCCTGCCTCACTGGCTGTGTTTGTTTTGCTCCCAATGACTGCCCTACCAGAACTTCCGCTGCATGGGCAAAGCCATCCAGCGCGTTGGCGATGAGCAACAGCAGACTGATCAGTACTGCGTTAGCTGCCAGAATCAGTTCGCCCTGTTGTGCACCTTGTGCGGTGAAAAAAGCGAACGTTGATAACAGCATCAGAGTGCGAACAAACAGATGTTGGTTAATGCTCAGCATTGGCTTCAGCTGCAACCAATCGGGGCGTTTACCCAGCCCGGCAAAGCCTTGCTGGATGGCAAACACCAGGCCTAATATCAGCGCACTGTATTCCGCGACGACGGTCCCGAGTGCCACGCCGTCGGCCGTCATATCCAGCTGGAAAACGAACAGATAATTCAACGCTGCATTGATGATGTTGCTGACGGTAAGCAGTATCAGTGGGATTCGGGTTTTGCCTAAACCAATAAACCAGCCGAGTAACACGTATTGACCCAGCACCGCCGGCGTTGCCCATACACGGATCATTAAATAGTCGAGTGCGCCTTGCTGAATAACCGGATTGTCTGCCATCAGTGGTAAAGCCAATGGCCACAACATAAAGCCAAGTAACATGACTGCCGGAATCAGCGGCAATAACATCCATAAACCCAGCTGTAACTGGCGTAGCCGCTGGTCATTGTCGGCGTTTACTTGTCTGGCGCCGCTGGCGCGTGCGGTGAGCGCGGTTGTGCCCATACGCAAGAAGCTGAAGCTCCAGAACAACAGGATAAACAGCTGGCTGCCCACCGCTACCGCACCCAGGTGTACCGCATCATCCAGGTGACCGAGAATGGCAGTATCGACCAGACCCAGCAGTGGCACCGTGATATTACTGAGCATAATGGGCCAGGCCAGAGACCAGATGCGACCTTGTGTCGCAGCAACAGATGTTTGATTAGCCGGTGCGGCAGATGCCATCGCTGTTATACTCCGCAACCATGATTAACAGGGTTTTGATTGTTGGGATGATGTTATGAAAGGCGTGATTTTACTGTTCCTGGTTTCCCTTGCAGCTTTTTTTGGCGGCGTTGGCACTTCAGTGCAACAGCAGCGCGCGGCGGATGCTATCTGGCAACAGGAAGGTGTGATGTTATTTCCCAAATCCTTGCCTATCAGTCAGTTTGAATTTATTACTCAGAATGGCGACAGCATTACTAACCAGGATCTGACCGATCGTTGGAAACTGATCTTTTTTGGTTACACCTTTTGCCCGGATATCTGCCCAACCACACTGGCAGATCTGAGTCGTAGCTGGAAAAAACTGGCGCCGGAGGTGCAGGACAAGCTGCAGGTGATTCTGGTCTCGGTCGATCCGGCGCGGGATACAGTTGAGTCGATGAAGCCTTATATGGACTATTTTAATCCGGCGTTCCTGGCGTTCACTGGTAATGAAGACTCACTAAAAACCATTACGCCAGAACTGCACGCGTTTTACGCCAAAGTAGAGCGGGAAGAGGGCATGGCCTATCTGATGGATCACACCGCCAATATCGCTCTGGTCAGCCCGGACTGGAGATATCAGGGCTACATCGCTCCGCCACATTGGCCGAAACGTATGAAGCCGCTTCTCGAGCACCTGGTTAAGCGATAGCCTTTTTGGGACTGATCAAGCTCAGGGTAAACAATCCCGCAGCGGCGACAACCACGCTCGGACCCGTTGGCGTATCCCACTGAAAAGACGCCCAGATGCCGAGTAACACCGAACTGATTCCACTGGCAGCGGCGATCAACACCATTTGTTGTGGTGTACGGGCAAAACTCCGGGCAGTAGCTGCAGGCACGACTAATAGAGCGCTGACTAATAAAATACCAACAATCTTCATTGCCAGCGCGACAACCATAGCCAGCATCAGCACCAATAACAGGTTCAGTCGCTTAACTGGATAGCCATCAATTTCGGCCAGCTCGGGACTGACGGTACTGGCCAGCAAGCCTCGCCAGTTCAATGCCATTAAGCCCCCAATCACCATGACGCTGGCACTTACCCAGGCCAGGTCGGATATTTCGACGGCTAACAGATCGCCGAATAAGTAGCTCATTAAGTCAACCCGGACGCCGTCGGCCAGACTCAGGGCGACCAATCCAATCGCTAACGTACTGTGGGAAACAATACCCAATAACGTATCGGAAGAGAGGTTAGAACGATTTTGCAGCGGCATCAGCAGCAGTGCCAGAAGCACACAGCTAAGCGCCAATGCCACCGTCAGATTGATATCGGTCAGTACGCCCAGAGTGATACCCAGTAAAGCTCCGTGGGCCAACGTGTCGCCGAAAAACGCCATTCTGCGCCAAACCACAAAGCTGCCTAACGGACCTGTGATGGTCGCCAACAAAACTCCGGTGAGCAAGGGCACGAGCCACCAAATGTCTGTGAATAGCTCATTCATGACTGTGCTCCTTGCCGCTGTTGTCATGGCCGGACTGGTGTTCAACTTGGCCATCGAGGCAATGGTGATGGTCATGTTGATGCGTGTAATGTGCAATAGCCGGGCGCTGGCCAAACAGATTGATATAAGCCGGATCAACGCTGACCTGTTCGGGATGACCGGAGCAGCAAATATGGCCATTCAGACAAATCACTTCATCGGTGGCAGCCATTACCAAGTGCAGATCATGAGACACCATCACCACGGCACAGCCCAGTTCGTCGCGCAGCTGTGGAATCAGCTTGTAGAGCTCCAGCTGGCCTTGCACATCTACTCCTTGCACCGGTTCATCCAGCACCAGTAATTGCGGTTTTCTCAACAGAGCGCGGGCAAGCAGCACCCGTTGCCATTCGCCCCCTGACAAACCGTGTACCGACAGGGCATGTAGGCCCTGAATCTTGAGTCGTTCAAGCCAGTAATTGATTTGCTGCGTATCGGCGCCAGGGGCGAGTCGCAGGAAACCGTCCACAGTTAGCGGGAGGCGCGCATCCAGGTTGAGCTTTTGCGGCATATAACCCACACGCAATTTGGGTTGGCGCACGATATCACCACGGTCTGCTTGCTCCAGACCCAGCAGCACTTTGATCAGCGTCGATTTGCCACAGCCATTGGGACCAATGAGTGTGATGATGCGCCCCGCATCAACTTCCAGGCTGATGTTGTCGAGCACCACTTTGTGAGTGCGTTTAAGGTGCAGATGACTGGCGCGTAGCAGAGGAGTGCTCATGAGGGAATCGCTTACTTATTGGCCTGACACCGTGGGCATAACCCCATCAATTCAGTCGTTTGTTGTTGCACCACAACCCCGAGCATTTCTTCCACCTGATTGGCAACCACCTGAATCTGATTTGCCTGCAGTTCCTGGGCTTCGCCGCATTCGTTGCAGACAAAAAAGCAACTTGGATGTTGATCACCCGGGTGGGAACAACCAACGAAAGCGTTGAGCGAATTAATACGATGTACCAGTCCCAGCTCGAGTAAAAAATCCAGCGCACGATATACCGTTGGTGGTGCGGAATTAAATCCCTCGGCTGCCAGCGTTTCCAGCAGATCGTAGGCGCCAACGGGTTTATGACTTTGCCAGACCAACTCCAGAACCCGCTGTCGAATGGGTGTCAGGCGTGCGCCTTCGGTGGCGCAAAGATCCTGAGCCCGCTTGAGGGCACTGTCAACGCAGTCATGGTGATCATGCTGGTTGTAGACATTGGTTGGTTGCTGACTACAGGAATGGTCTTTTTGAGTCATGATTCGCGGCATAATAGGTTATAATGTTGCAATTCTACGATACTAACCGCCCTGAACAAATGACCTACACCTTCCGGCTGCTGTTTTTTTCTCTGTTTATGTTGCCAGTGATGAGTTCCGCGGATGAAACCAAGGTTCTTGCCAGCGTTCACCCTTTGGCCTTAATTGCCGCTTCGGTTGCTGACAATCTCGATACTCTGGTGCCACAGAGTACCACTCCGCATGATTTCGCCTTCCGTCCTTCAGATATTCGTAAGGTGAAGGATGCTGATATTATTTTCTGGTCGGGTGCTGAAAGCGAGCCGTATCTGGCGCGGTTCGAAAAACGCTGGCCGGATAAAGTCTGGATTGATATTTCTGCCCCCGTTCATCAGCCAGGAACCTCGGATGATCACAACCATGATGCGCATTGGTGGCTGGCGCCAGAGCTTGCAATTACCGCGCAACAGGCGCTGGCACAGGCGCTGAATAAGGAGTCGCAATTTGAGCAGCAACTGCGCGCACAGTTGAAACTCAGTCGACAGCAGTTGCTGCCGGTTAAGCAGTTGGGCTTTTTCGTTTTTCATCGCGCTTATGACCATTGGGTAAATTACTTCGGCCTGAATCAACTCGGGTCGTTCACCCTATCGCCGGAGCAGAAACCCGGGCTTAAACGGCTCAATGCCATGCGTGAGCAGCTTGCCAGCGGCGATGTGCGCTGTATTTTTACCGAGCCGCAGTTTGAACCTAAGTTGGTCAGCTCGGTGACTCGTGGTCTTGATATCCCAGCCGGCGAACTGGATCCTCTGGGCATTCATATTTCTGTGACAAAACATGGCTATGCTGAGTTTGTACGCGATCTGACCCAGCGTTTTGTCAGTTGCCTGGCGGCCGGTAAATAATCCGATAATCTTATAAAATCTGTTTTTTGGCGGATTGCGACTAAGAATATCTGCGGTCTTGTTATTCTTTTTGGGCAGCGGCAGAGTGGGTGAGAGGAATGTCTCAACTACCGTCAAGGAGTCCATATGGAGCAGGCTCGGCAAGTCGTCAAACCGGCAGACCCGTTGTACGGTTATTACACCGCTGTCCGTGATCAGAGTTTGATGTTGTGCCGTCCACTTCAACATGCAGATTACGAACTTCAGGCTGCTGAATTCACCAGCCCGGCAAAGTGGCATCTGGCGCATACCAGCTGGTTCTTTGAAACCTTTCTACTGAAATCCAACCTCCCTCATTATCGCGAATTCCATCCCCGGTTTGGGCACCTGTTCAACAGTTATTACAACGGCATCGGTCAACCGTACCAACGTTCTCAGCGTGGCCTGTTGTCCCGGCCGACGCTGGAAGAGGTGCTGGAATATCGACATTACGTTGACCAACATATGCAGCAATTGTTGGGGCGTGAAGACCTGCGTCCACTGATTGAGTTGGGATTGAATCATGAGCAGCAACATCAGGAGTTAATGCTCACCGATCTGCAATATTGCTGGTCGTTTAATCCTTTGTGTCCGGTTTACAACCCTGCAACCGTCAGTCCGTGTGCAGACGCAGGCGGACAGGTGAACCAATGGCTCGACTTTGACGGTGGTATCTACAAATTTGGTCATAAGCCGCATCATGGTTTCGCTTTTGATAACGAAGGGCCGCAGCACGAGGCGCTGGTTCAGGACTTTGCTCTGGCGAAGCGCTTGATAACGAATCGAGAGTACCTGGAATTCATGGCGGACGCAGGTTACCAGAATCCGGAATTCTGGTTATCGGATGGCTGGGCCTGGGTTCAGCAACAGCAGATTCGTGCGCCCTTGTACTGGCAGCCATCGGAAGAATCCGATGGCGTCGGAGGCTACGCCAGTTTCAGTCTGAACGGATTTGCACCGTTGGTGCCGGATGCCCCTGTGACTCACGTTTCGTTCTATGAAGCGGATGCTTATGCGCGCTGGGCCGGAGCAAGGCTGCCCAGTGAATTTGAATGGGAAGTCAGTGCCAGGCAAACAGACTGGGGTATCGGTAACTTCGTCGATAGTCGTTATTACCGTCCACAGGCGGTTTCTGACCTGACTCCAACTCATGCTAATGGCCTGCAACAGCAATTTGGTGATTGCTGGGAGTGGACCGCCAGCCCCTATCAGCCTTATCCGGGCTATCAACCAGCCGCCGGAGCGGTGGGCGAATATAACGGCAAGTTTATGTGCAATCAGATGGTATTGAGAGGCGGCTCTTGCGCCACTCCGGCAGGCCACATTCGTCCGACCTACCGGAACTTCTTTTACCCCCATGAGCGTTGGCAATTCACCGGTATTCGTTTAGCAGGGTAACTGCTCAGCATAACAACAACGACACGAAAACAACCCGGAGATGGTATGAAACAGGGAATCAACCAACATCAGAATCTGCAGCTGTTTGATGCTCACCCAGCCGTTGCTGATGTGAAATCCGAAGTGCTGGCCGGTTTGGCGAAGTCTCAGAAAACCTTACCCGCGAAATTCTTTTACGATCAGCGTGGTTCCCGATTGTTTGAGGCCATCACGCAGTTACCGGAATACTATCTGACCCGCACTGAAATCGGTTTGCTGCGACAACACGGTAATGAAATTGCCGAACTGGTAGGGCAGGGCTCCGTTTTGATGGAATATGGCAGTGGCGCCAGTATAAAAATACGGCTGCTGTTGGAAGCGTTACAGCCCGATTGTTATGTCCCGATGGATATCAGTAAAGACTTTCTGATTGCATCGGCAAATAAGTTGCTCGACGATTATCCCTGGTTAAGCATTTACGCTGGCTGTGTTGATTACTCACAACCATTGCAGCTGCCCAAGACTCTGGCAGAAGCACCACACAAACTGGGCTTTTTTCCAGGCTCCAGTATGGGAAATTTCACACCGGCGGAATCGCAGGCTTTTTTGCGGCGTGCAAGGACGACATTGGGTAATGGAGGACGATTCCTGCTGGGTATTGATTTGGCAAAAGAGGAAGCTGTTCTGCATGCTGCTTATAACGATTGCCAGGGTGTCACCGCGAGTTTTAACAAAAATATTTTACGTCACCTGAACCACACCTTACAGGCCAGCTTCAGTGAGGAGTTGTTCGATCATCAGGCTCGTTTTAATCGCAGTCATTCTCGGGTTGAAATGCATCTGGTCAGTAAAATTGACCAGATGGTACACGTCGCCGGCACCACCATCGTGTTGCGTAAAGGTGAAAGTTTACACACTGAAAATTCGTACAAATACCGCATGGAGTCGTTGCAATGGATGGCGCGTCAGGCAGGTTTTGAGATAGAAAAGCGCTGGATAGATGATAACGAATATTTTGCCCTGGTGATGCTGAAAGCCGGTTAAGTAGTTCTGAATAAAACCACGCAGTGACTGGACAGAGCGTAGTGGCGGGCTAAAATGACCGCCACTTTTATTTGTTCAGGACTCACCATGACACTGGCAGTCGTCACCCTAGCCGCGGGCAAAGGCTCGCGCATGAAATCAGATCTTCCTAAAGTACTTCACCCGCTAGCGGGTCAGCCAATGCTGGCACACGTTCTTGCCAGCGCTTCACCATTGGGGGAGGCGCAGCAGCATGTCGTAATAGGGCACGGTGCTGAAAAAGTGCAGCAGCAGATTACCGATTTTGATGTCAAATGGGCGATGCAGACTGAGCAAAAAGGCACCGGCCATGCGGTCGCACAGGCGATGCCAGATGTTGATCCACAATCGACTGTGCTGGTGTTGTATGGCGATGTGCCATTAATCCGTACCGAAACTCTGCAAAAACTGTTGGATGAAACCCATTGCGACAAGAGTGCTGGTGGTTTGGCGCTGTTGACCGTTGAACTGGATGATCCAACGGGTTATGGCCGTATTGTGCGTGATAGCGCCGGTAATATTCAGGAAATTGTTGAACACAAAGATGCCAGTGCAGAGCAACATAAAATCCGTGAAGTGAACACCGGCATCCTGGCGGTTTCGGCTGAGCTTTTGAATGAATGGTTACCAAAATTATCGGCAGAGAATGCTCAGGGCGAATACTACCTGACCGACATCATTGCCATGGCCGTTGATAATGGCGTTGCCGTGCGTGCCATTCACCCACAAGATGAATACGAAGTGCAGGGTGTGAATGACCGTCTGCAACTGGCTGAACTGGAGCGCGTTTTTCAGCGCCAGCAAGCGGATGAACTGATGCGTCAGGGCGTATCCCTGGCCGACCCGGCGCGCATTGATGTGCGAGGTAGCCTCAGAGTTGGCTCCGATGTGCGTATTGATGTTGGTTGTGTTTTTGAAGGCGGCGTTGAGCTGGCGGATGGCGTTGAAATTGGTCCTTACTGTGTGATCAAAAATTCAGTGCTGGGTGCCGGAACACAGGTTGAATCGCACTCGTTGATTGATCAGGCTCAGGTTGCTGCTGCTTGCACTGTTGGTCCGTTTGCGCGTTTACGTCCTGGCTCCGATCTGGCTGATGGCGCTAAGGTAGGCAATTTCTGTGAAGTAAAAAAATCGGTGATTGGTAAGGGCTCCAAAGTCAATCACCTCACTTATATCGGTGACGCTGAAATTGGCGAAAATGCCAACATTGGTGCTGGCACCATTACCTGTAATTACGATGGCGTAAATAAATTCAAAACCGAAATCGGCGACAATGCCTTTATTGGTTCTAACTCGTCCCTCGTGGCTCCGGTTAAAGTTGGCGCTGGTGCAACGGTTGCTGCAGGTTCTGTGATCACAAAAGAAGTCGCCGACGAGGAGCTGGCGGTTGCCCGTGGCAAGCAACGCAATGTTTCTGGCTGGCAGCGTCCGGTAAAAAAATAATGGGTATGGTTGTTTGATGAACACAATGCCGCAGTGTCTTTTCTGCGGTATTTTTATCAGGGGCAGCGAAATACCACGTTAAGACGCGCTGGTACGGGCATATCCGAAGGTAAATATCCGATGCTGTCCGGGTTAGTGAGCAGCTGTTGCAGCAGTGTCTGCTCGTCGCGCATCTCCTTGGGCGGGGTCATTCGGCCGGTGAACTTCATCTGTGCCCAATAAGACTGAATGCGTGACTCCGGTAAACCAATGACCTGAGTATTGAACTGTGATCGTAAGCGATTCTGTGGCGGCAGCGCCAACGGCTTTAAATCATAGCCAAGCGATGCCCCCATATATAGATTGCGCACCTGTTCGCGGCTCAGCGGCTGTTTGAGTTCTTCACTGGCACTCACCAATATCAGACCTTCAGAACGGCTCTGTGTGCTTGCCAAGATCAGAGTCAGAGTCAGTGCGATCATGAGCAAGTAATGAAGCTGGCGGCAAATGAGCATCAGAAAACCCACTCCCAGCTTGCCTGAAAGAGTGTGGCGTCATATTTCCGGTTCAGGTCTGTGGGCATGCCGTTGGTGTAGCGGTTTCCGAAAAAACCGCTACGCGGCGAGGTTTCTTTGAGATAACTGACTTCTGTTTTTAGCGCCATGTTCAACCGAAAATCCCAGCGTACGCCCAGGGTGTAACTGTCGAGACTGCCATCTGGTGCGGAATCGAATAGTCCGAAGTATTGCAGCGAAGTGGTTTCA
This window harbors:
- the znuC gene encoding zinc ABC transporter ATP-binding protein ZnuC; translation: MSTPLLRASHLHLKRTHKVVLDNISLEVDAGRIITLIGPNGCGKSTLIKVLLGLEQADRGDIVRQPKLRVGYMPQKLNLDARLPLTVDGFLRLAPGADTQQINYWLERLKIQGLHALSVHGLSGGEWQRVLLARALLRKPQLLVLDEPVQGVDVQGQLELYKLIPQLRDELGCAVVMVSHDLHLVMAATDEVICLNGHICCSGHPEQVSVDPAYINLFGQRPAIAHYTHQHDHHHCLDGQVEHQSGHDNSGKEHSHE
- a CDS encoding zinc ABC transporter substrate-binding protein → MLQFYDTNRPEQMTYTFRLLFFSLFMLPVMSSADETKVLASVHPLALIAASVADNLDTLVPQSTTPHDFAFRPSDIRKVKDADIIFWSGAESEPYLARFEKRWPDKVWIDISAPVHQPGTSDDHNHDAHWWLAPELAITAQQALAQALNKESQFEQQLRAQLKLSRQQLLPVKQLGFFVFHRAYDHWVNYFGLNQLGSFTLSPEQKPGLKRLNAMREQLASGDVRCIFTEPQFEPKLVSSVTRGLDIPAGELDPLGIHISVTKHGYAEFVRDLTQRFVSCLAAGK
- a CDS encoding transcriptional repressor; the protein is MTQKDHSCSQQPTNVYNQHDHHDCVDSALKRAQDLCATEGARLTPIRQRVLELVWQSHKPVGAYDLLETLAAEGFNSAPPTVYRALDFLLELGLVHRINSLNAFVGCSHPGDQHPSCFFVCNECGEAQELQANQIQVVANQVEEMLGVVVQQQTTELMGLCPRCQANK
- a CDS encoding SCO family protein — encoded protein: MKGVILLFLVSLAAFFGGVGTSVQQQRAADAIWQQEGVMLFPKSLPISQFEFITQNGDSITNQDLTDRWKLIFFGYTFCPDICPTTLADLSRSWKKLAPEVQDKLQVILVSVDPARDTVESMKPYMDYFNPAFLAFTGNEDSLKTITPELHAFYAKVEREEGMAYLMDHTANIALVSPDWRYQGYIAPPHWPKRMKPLLEHLVKR
- a CDS encoding metal ABC transporter permease, producing the protein MNELFTDIWWLVPLLTGVLLATITGPLGSFVVWRRMAFFGDTLAHGALLGITLGVLTDINLTVALALSCVLLALLLMPLQNRSNLSSDTLLGIVSHSTLAIGLVALSLADGVRVDLMSYLFGDLLAVEISDLAWVSASVMVIGGLMALNWRGLLASTVSPELAEIDGYPVKRLNLLLVLMLAMVVALAMKIVGILLVSALLVVPAATARSFARTPQQMVLIAAASGISSVLLGIWASFQWDTPTGPSVVVAAAGLFTLSLISPKKAIA
- the egtB gene encoding ergothioneine biosynthesis protein EgtB, with the translated sequence MEQARQVVKPADPLYGYYTAVRDQSLMLCRPLQHADYELQAAEFTSPAKWHLAHTSWFFETFLLKSNLPHYREFHPRFGHLFNSYYNGIGQPYQRSQRGLLSRPTLEEVLEYRHYVDQHMQQLLGREDLRPLIELGLNHEQQHQELMLTDLQYCWSFNPLCPVYNPATVSPCADAGGQVNQWLDFDGGIYKFGHKPHHGFAFDNEGPQHEALVQDFALAKRLITNREYLEFMADAGYQNPEFWLSDGWAWVQQQQIRAPLYWQPSEESDGVGGYASFSLNGFAPLVPDAPVTHVSFYEADAYARWAGARLPSEFEWEVSARQTDWGIGNFVDSRYYRPQAVSDLTPTHANGLQQQFGDCWEWTASPYQPYPGYQPAAGAVGEYNGKFMCNQMVLRGGSCATPAGHIRPTYRNFFYPHERWQFTGIRLAG
- a CDS encoding MATE family efflux transporter; amino-acid sequence: MASAAPANQTSVAATQGRIWSLAWPIMLSNITVPLLGLVDTAILGHLDDAVHLGAVAVGSQLFILLFWSFSFLRMGTTALTARASGARQVNADNDQRLRQLQLGLWMLLPLIPAVMLLGFMLWPLALPLMADNPVIQQGALDYLMIRVWATPAVLGQYVLLGWFIGLGKTRIPLILLTVSNIINAALNYLFVFQLDMTADGVALGTVVAEYSALILGLVFAIQQGFAGLGKRPDWLQLKPMLSINQHLFVRTLMLLSTFAFFTAQGAQQGELILAANAVLISLLLLIANALDGFAHAAEVLVGQSLGAKQTQPVRQAIRLTGLNSFLTALTLCLLFWLFGQQLFHLLTDNPQLLPVLDQYRWFLFLLPLVGMPSYWLDGVMVGSGQSEIMRNAMIAAVLLVFYPLWWLFSETLTQTDTNFGLWWAFYAFTLARAAFMGNEFLTLYKKPELFIKM
- the glmU gene encoding bifunctional UDP-N-acetylglucosamine diphosphorylase/glucosamine-1-phosphate N-acetyltransferase GlmU; this translates as MTLAVVTLAAGKGSRMKSDLPKVLHPLAGQPMLAHVLASASPLGEAQQHVVIGHGAEKVQQQITDFDVKWAMQTEQKGTGHAVAQAMPDVDPQSTVLVLYGDVPLIRTETLQKLLDETHCDKSAGGLALLTVELDDPTGYGRIVRDSAGNIQEIVEHKDASAEQHKIREVNTGILAVSAELLNEWLPKLSAENAQGEYYLTDIIAMAVDNGVAVRAIHPQDEYEVQGVNDRLQLAELERVFQRQQADELMRQGVSLADPARIDVRGSLRVGSDVRIDVGCVFEGGVELADGVEIGPYCVIKNSVLGAGTQVESHSLIDQAQVAAACTVGPFARLRPGSDLADGAKVGNFCEVKKSVIGKGSKVNHLTYIGDAEIGENANIGAGTITCNYDGVNKFKTEIGDNAFIGSNSSLVAPVKVGAGATVAAGSVITKEVADEELAVARGKQRNVSGWQRPVKK
- the egtD gene encoding L-histidine N(alpha)-methyltransferase, whose translation is MKQGINQHQNLQLFDAHPAVADVKSEVLAGLAKSQKTLPAKFFYDQRGSRLFEAITQLPEYYLTRTEIGLLRQHGNEIAELVGQGSVLMEYGSGASIKIRLLLEALQPDCYVPMDISKDFLIASANKLLDDYPWLSIYAGCVDYSQPLQLPKTLAEAPHKLGFFPGSSMGNFTPAESQAFLRRARTTLGNGGRFLLGIDLAKEEAVLHAAYNDCQGVTASFNKNILRHLNHTLQASFSEELFDHQARFNRSHSRVEMHLVSKIDQMVHVAGTTIVLRKGESLHTENSYKYRMESLQWMARQAGFEIEKRWIDDNEYFALVMLKAG